The following proteins come from a genomic window of Gimesia chilikensis:
- a CDS encoding right-handed parallel beta-helix repeat-containing protein, translating to MRSLTMPTLLCFSLLVSVTSSRAQNNQPFPMVTAGQSIQAALDAQPGRMLFLPAGDYEISEKLVIRSDGSGLFGPGRIIQTNSAAPFIEVEHRKGVQFRDLVLTRPEDKQTTAIEAINLRDCQDLVLDNITVLNHRTRSGVFYLLNCRNATIRNCTITNYMRIAVDDRTASPDWGYAFHCIDGTGIVVNASTGTLIQGNRITETELLPTPEVQQQHQLGQFVKKNETKGTLTSQETWERESVKNWHQGSAIIVTSPTASDRTQILGNTIENGAQGIDLHSDHVIVAQNIVSNCFVGMKAMHGSRNVVIIGNQFIKNDLWSIGLMPGAASHAARQESPSESARVDNGDGGSIIANNIISQFGFGNAHWIWGSQGNPILLDEGQKPDNPPLADVIIQGNIVQNSGRFHPDKTEQGPRYVYAIRIARKATGIHLSNNLFDPGREGISNVELKP from the coding sequence ATGCGCTCACTCACCATGCCGACGCTTCTTTGCTTCAGCCTTCTCGTCTCCGTCACCTCCAGCCGGGCACAAAACAACCAGCCCTTTCCAATGGTCACCGCCGGCCAGTCGATTCAGGCGGCCCTCGATGCCCAGCCCGGGCGGATGCTCTTCCTCCCCGCCGGCGATTATGAGATCTCGGAAAAACTGGTCATCCGCAGTGATGGCAGTGGCCTGTTTGGTCCGGGACGCATTATTCAGACGAATTCCGCAGCTCCGTTCATCGAAGTCGAACATCGAAAGGGCGTCCAGTTTCGCGACCTCGTTCTCACTCGACCGGAGGATAAACAGACGACCGCCATCGAAGCCATCAACCTGCGCGACTGTCAGGATCTGGTCCTCGATAACATCACGGTCCTGAATCATCGCACCCGTTCCGGCGTCTTCTATCTGCTCAACTGTCGCAACGCCACCATCCGCAACTGCACGATCACGAATTACATGCGGATCGCCGTCGACGACCGCACCGCGTCCCCCGACTGGGGCTACGCCTTTCATTGCATCGACGGTACCGGCATCGTCGTCAACGCCAGCACAGGCACCCTGATCCAGGGCAATCGCATCACTGAAACCGAACTGCTGCCCACGCCGGAGGTGCAACAGCAGCACCAGCTCGGCCAGTTCGTCAAAAAGAACGAGACCAAAGGGACCCTCACCAGCCAGGAAACCTGGGAACGCGAATCGGTCAAAAACTGGCACCAGGGGTCGGCCATCATTGTCACTTCACCCACCGCCAGCGATCGCACGCAGATCCTGGGCAACACCATCGAAAACGGTGCACAGGGCATCGACCTGCACTCCGACCACGTGATTGTCGCACAGAACATCGTCTCCAACTGTTTCGTCGGCATGAAAGCGATGCACGGCTCCCGTAACGTGGTCATCATCGGCAACCAGTTCATCAAAAACGATCTCTGGAGTATCGGCCTGATGCCGGGCGCCGCCTCTCACGCGGCCCGTCAGGAATCACCCTCAGAGTCGGCCCGCGTCGATAACGGCGACGGTGGTTCGATCATCGCGAACAATATCATCTCCCAGTTCGGCTTCGGCAACGCCCACTGGATCTGGGGCAGTCAGGGCAATCCGATTCTGCTCGACGAAGGTCAAAAGCCAGACAACCCGCCATTGGCTGACGTGATTATCCAAGGGAACATCGTCCAGAATTCCGGCCGCTTCCACCCGGACAAAACAGAGCAGGGACCGCGCTACGTTTACGCCATCCGCATCGCCCGCAAAGCGACCGGCATTCATCTCTCGAATAACCTCTTCGACCCGGGCCGCGAAGGCATCAGCAATGTGGAGTTGAAGCCATAG
- a CDS encoding carboxypeptidase regulatory-like domain-containing protein, giving the protein MKYSKSVTWFFLLTALLAPVVLHAADADNQQQLTIKGVVIDEQNQPVPDAKVYVDHYQLGRDRMETRTDNQGKFALKATAARFSGQVLVVMSDSLMAQYLLPWQNIAADSSLQNLKLQVRPPKLVELEVVDQNEQPIAAAHAGIMDHDHAWGTGTTDEQGKIAFQVPYDVEIKFVGAISDDHGADYRAFTLDRDQSGDQLTKPPAFPDHPVRLKLDGTTPLKVKVQTPDGKPLAGIKVYPWLLNKPGEPRELNLGSLFYGNHLLEQTTDAEGITVFKWIPHWQKQQLVIWPHTEDYNNVRGTYHPATGKGLLTMELDQLVPISGQVRQADGTPAKGITVTAVGDGYQADTFRESVTTDDDGRYSLKVSPYMVYLVVAGNQTQASTPRTDFAVMPEQPVTDLDFKLRPATRLYGRVTLGPQRKPVAGQEIHIFHRGRGSVKLKEKQKPSIQARTFSALPNIVHRLTTDKNGTYEIFVGSGNFTVRGPSQTENQRFTIGQEREKEVNFHMERPEKGFLTGTVVTGNPPQPVPDARITGIYRSQKAGFGLQAVTDASGKFKVERELFNTLLCARTRDQKFAGLVEIGPDEKTVTIPLQLVGSVRGQLIDEENDQPLKNQELQYGVEIRMGKEFITYRNGFGETLHADAAGKFELKKLVVGQEYKLSIIIHPQDKPRSTLYRRVKVFTLTDSQQLDLGKLKVKPRYTPYKPPTIDERIAAAYDTKGTPEERYASAAKIARLTNQYLLILYGDRSSEAVRQFMTLRYNDKEIRNLMPSFRLLVSEEGEANTLSEKAREIQKNLGLESTAPQPGLFIFDAQSKQQAESSFAKLSTDGKINQEKLLKFLKANQYPIRDANELLETALKQAKEQNKRVIVQETATWCGPCRLLSLYLDRERKIWERDYIWIKLDHRWTGTHEIMKKLRNDAPGGIPWWAILDADGKILVTSNNDQDEDQNIGFPSSTSGREHYKKMLEKTAIRLNDTEINELVDALKQKDD; this is encoded by the coding sequence ATGAAATATTCGAAATCGGTCACCTGGTTCTTCCTGCTGACAGCATTGCTGGCGCCGGTTGTATTACACGCAGCCGATGCTGACAACCAGCAACAGCTGACCATCAAAGGTGTCGTCATTGACGAACAGAACCAGCCGGTGCCCGACGCAAAAGTCTACGTCGACCATTACCAACTTGGACGGGATCGGATGGAAACGCGTACGGACAATCAGGGAAAGTTCGCTTTAAAGGCAACAGCGGCGCGTTTCAGTGGTCAGGTACTGGTCGTCATGTCTGATTCGCTTATGGCGCAATACCTGCTCCCCTGGCAGAACATCGCAGCTGATTCCTCGTTGCAGAATTTAAAGCTGCAAGTACGGCCCCCGAAGTTGGTCGAACTGGAAGTCGTTGATCAAAATGAACAGCCAATCGCAGCCGCCCACGCAGGTATCATGGATCACGACCATGCCTGGGGAACCGGGACTACGGATGAGCAAGGTAAGATTGCCTTTCAGGTGCCATATGATGTCGAGATCAAATTCGTCGGTGCGATCAGCGATGATCATGGTGCCGACTATCGAGCTTTTACTCTGGATCGGGATCAGTCCGGCGATCAACTTACAAAACCTCCCGCATTTCCCGATCATCCGGTCCGCCTCAAACTGGATGGCACCACTCCACTCAAGGTTAAAGTTCAGACACCCGACGGCAAGCCCCTGGCAGGTATCAAAGTTTATCCCTGGCTTCTCAACAAGCCGGGAGAGCCACGGGAACTGAATCTGGGTTCTCTCTTCTACGGCAACCATCTGCTCGAACAGACAACCGATGCCGAGGGGATTACCGTTTTCAAATGGATTCCCCATTGGCAGAAACAGCAACTGGTCATCTGGCCTCATACCGAAGACTATAACAACGTAAGAGGGACCTACCACCCTGCGACAGGCAAGGGATTGTTGACCATGGAACTCGATCAACTGGTTCCCATCTCGGGGCAGGTTCGTCAGGCAGATGGTACTCCTGCCAAGGGAATCACAGTGACTGCAGTCGGAGACGGATATCAGGCCGATACCTTCCGTGAATCCGTCACAACGGACGATGACGGACGCTATTCACTCAAAGTTTCCCCCTACATGGTTTATCTGGTCGTGGCAGGCAATCAGACACAGGCGTCAACCCCGCGGACTGACTTCGCGGTGATGCCAGAACAACCGGTGACCGACCTGGATTTCAAACTCCGTCCCGCGACACGCCTGTATGGACGCGTGACATTAGGACCACAACGGAAACCGGTGGCGGGGCAAGAAATTCATATCTTCCATCGCGGTCGTGGCTCAGTCAAACTTAAAGAGAAGCAGAAACCCTCTATCCAGGCTCGCACTTTCAGCGCACTTCCTAACATCGTGCATAGACTTACGACAGATAAAAATGGTACCTACGAAATATTTGTCGGTTCGGGTAACTTCACGGTGCGGGGGCCCTCACAGACGGAGAATCAGCGGTTTACCATCGGACAGGAGCGCGAAAAGGAAGTCAATTTTCACATGGAGCGCCCCGAGAAAGGATTTTTAACAGGCACGGTGGTGACGGGAAATCCTCCTCAGCCAGTACCCGATGCCAGGATTACAGGGATCTACCGTTCGCAGAAAGCTGGCTTCGGTTTGCAGGCGGTGACCGATGCCTCGGGCAAATTCAAAGTAGAGCGTGAATTGTTTAACACGTTGCTTTGTGCCCGCACCCGGGATCAAAAATTCGCGGGACTTGTCGAAATCGGTCCTGATGAGAAAACGGTTACCATTCCACTGCAGCTGGTCGGATCAGTCCGCGGTCAGTTGATCGATGAAGAGAATGATCAGCCACTCAAAAATCAGGAGCTCCAGTACGGCGTGGAAATCCGGATGGGGAAAGAATTTATCACCTATCGCAACGGTTTTGGGGAAACTCTGCATGCCGATGCAGCCGGAAAATTTGAGCTGAAGAAGCTGGTCGTCGGGCAGGAATATAAGCTGTCGATCATCATCCATCCCCAGGACAAGCCGCGCTCGACCCTCTATCGACGCGTCAAAGTGTTCACGCTCACTGACAGCCAGCAGTTGGACCTGGGAAAACTGAAAGTAAAACCGCGCTATACCCCCTACAAGCCACCCACCATCGACGAACGCATCGCTGCCGCCTATGACACCAAGGGGACACCTGAAGAACGCTACGCAAGCGCTGCAAAAATAGCGCGCCTCACGAATCAGTACCTGCTGATCCTGTACGGCGATCGCTCTTCAGAAGCCGTCCGGCAATTCATGACGCTGCGATATAACGACAAAGAGATTCGCAATCTCATGCCCAGTTTCCGGCTTCTGGTCAGCGAGGAGGGAGAAGCTAACACCCTGTCCGAAAAAGCCCGGGAGATCCAGAAAAATCTGGGGCTGGAATCAACTGCACCGCAGCCAGGTTTATTCATCTTCGATGCGCAGAGCAAACAACAAGCAGAAAGCAGCTTCGCCAAACTCTCAACCGACGGCAAAATCAATCAGGAGAAGCTGCTCAAGTTTCTCAAAGCCAATCAGTACCCGATACGCGACGCGAACGAGTTACTCGAAACCGCGCTCAAGCAGGCGAAGGAACAGAACAAACGCGTCATCGTGCAGGAGACCGCCACCTGGTGTGGTCCCTGTCGCCTGCTTTCCCTCTACCTGGATCGCGAACGCAAAATCTGGGAGCGCGACTACATCTGGATCAAGCTGGATCACCGCTGGACCGGCACGCATGAGATCATGAAGAAACTCCGCAACGATGCCCCGGGTGGAATTCCCTGGTGGGCCATTCTCGATGCCGACGGCAAAATTCTCGTTACGAGTAACAACGATCAAGACGAAGACCAGAACATCGGCTTCCCCAGCTCAACCAGCGGCCGGGAACACTATAAGAAAATGCTGGAGAAAACCGCCATTCGCTTGAACGATACCGAAATCAACGAACTCGTCGATGCCCTGAAACAGAAAGACGACTGA
- a CDS encoding carboxypeptidase regulatory-like domain-containing protein: MVHSTLLSRCTFNRSQNRALRFLCSLLLLSTLLAPVVLHAAEPAEETELTIKGTVVDAQDKPVANAQVLIDFSVQSFPDNSNIETQTDAQGRFTLKGKPLRLRGQTIQVSAPDQQMAHFRLPWQTIEEDSSLNKLRLQLKPPRRLVLEVVDGDGKPLPGATTALLANYRGWGSQQTDQTGKATYLLPQDLEIETIFAFSDGHGLDYRSYELSREQYGDQQAKRPEVPDHPIRLTLDGTQPLSIKVVDSAGKPLTGVEVAPWYLKKEGQPRDVNLSYFYNLIQAKTDQSGTVNFDWIPHWQQTPITMWPRGKGYAHLRTMYDPEKDKGKLTMRLQKLVPLSGKVSLPDGSPAAGIPISASGEGYMIDSFRGTTTTDDQGHYTIEAAPNMVYLVTAGNEKWATAPQTGFALQPDQPRTSLDFKLRPATRLFGRVTTGKDNQPVEGQTIYSYQYGQAAHNMKDVDLPNPEKSRKSVRPMIVRRTTTDKNGDFELFVGSGKFDLRGPSQNKIEKFDITTETEKEFNFHTVRPEKGILNGTVVAGNPAQLVPDASVSGIYRHGLAGRDMQATTNKAGKFEVERELHKVVIYARNKDKTLTGVVEIGPDDKTVTIPLQPSGSAFGTLIDGASGEPLKGRELQYGVRVYLGKDRFSPFRTAYGGKVTTDDMGRFELKDLVVGQNYNLSLVIRPDKNPANISWRTAGEIKVKDSQPVDLGEVEVKPPSKPYVPPTLDERIASAFGVTGTPLERYQKSERLGGLTSQYPMLLFGDPQSKAIKELMKLRYEDKDVRKELYSFLVMAISDTGEKRAAAQALADKWNLKLDPQQFELLVTDTHGKQLARITQSELAVDGKINQEKLLKFLKANQYPTRDANELLETALKQAKEQNKRVIVQETATWCGPCRLLSLYLDRERKIWERDYIWIKLDHRWTGSSEIMKKIRAGAQGGIPWWAILDADGKILATCNNDEEDGQNIGFPSSTSGREHYQKMLEKTAIRLNSMEINELVEALKKKDD; encoded by the coding sequence ATGGTCCATTCAACGCTGCTCAGTCGTTGCACATTCAATCGTTCACAAAATCGCGCCCTCAGATTCCTCTGCTCCCTGTTGCTGTTATCAACACTGCTGGCACCCGTCGTGTTACACGCCGCGGAGCCCGCTGAGGAGACCGAACTGACCATCAAGGGTACCGTCGTTGATGCACAGGATAAGCCCGTCGCCAACGCGCAGGTCTTGATTGATTTCTCAGTCCAGAGCTTCCCCGACAACTCCAATATTGAAACGCAGACCGACGCCCAGGGCCGGTTCACCTTAAAAGGCAAACCCCTTCGCTTGCGCGGTCAGACCATCCAGGTGAGTGCCCCCGATCAGCAGATGGCACATTTTCGTCTTCCCTGGCAGACCATCGAAGAGGATTCCTCTCTGAACAAGCTGCGCCTGCAACTCAAACCGCCGCGGCGTCTGGTCCTGGAAGTGGTGGATGGCGACGGAAAACCCTTGCCCGGAGCCACGACAGCCCTGCTCGCCAACTACCGTGGCTGGGGCTCGCAACAGACCGATCAGACCGGCAAAGCAACCTACCTGCTGCCTCAGGATCTGGAAATTGAAACCATCTTCGCGTTCAGCGACGGGCACGGTCTCGACTACCGGTCTTATGAACTCTCGCGCGAACAGTACGGCGATCAGCAGGCCAAACGGCCGGAAGTCCCCGACCATCCCATCCGCCTGACCCTGGATGGCACACAGCCACTGTCGATCAAAGTCGTTGATAGCGCCGGTAAGCCGCTGACCGGCGTCGAAGTTGCCCCCTGGTATCTCAAGAAAGAAGGTCAGCCCCGCGATGTCAATCTCTCGTATTTCTATAACCTGATTCAGGCGAAAACCGATCAGTCAGGCACGGTCAACTTCGACTGGATCCCGCACTGGCAACAGACGCCCATTACCATGTGGCCCCGCGGGAAAGGATACGCGCACCTCCGCACCATGTACGACCCGGAGAAAGACAAAGGCAAGCTGACCATGCGCCTGCAGAAACTCGTCCCGCTCTCGGGCAAGGTCTCCCTCCCCGATGGATCGCCGGCGGCAGGCATTCCGATTTCTGCATCCGGTGAAGGCTATATGATCGATTCCTTCCGCGGCACAACAACCACCGATGACCAGGGACACTATACCATTGAAGCTGCCCCCAACATGGTTTACCTGGTGACCGCCGGAAATGAGAAATGGGCCACAGCGCCCCAAACCGGCTTCGCCCTCCAGCCGGACCAGCCCCGTACCAGTCTCGATTTTAAGCTCCGCCCCGCCACCCGTCTCTTTGGTCGCGTCACGACCGGCAAAGACAATCAGCCGGTCGAGGGACAGACGATCTACTCCTACCAGTACGGTCAGGCCGCCCACAATATGAAAGACGTCGATCTGCCGAACCCGGAGAAGAGCCGGAAATCGGTGCGCCCCATGATCGTTCGGCGCACGACGACCGATAAAAACGGCGACTTCGAACTGTTCGTAGGCTCCGGCAAGTTCGATCTGCGCGGCCCGTCACAAAACAAGATCGAGAAGTTTGATATCACGACAGAGACCGAAAAAGAATTCAATTTCCATACCGTCCGTCCGGAGAAAGGCATCCTCAACGGCACAGTCGTCGCAGGCAATCCAGCCCAGCTCGTACCCGATGCTTCGGTCTCCGGCATTTATCGCCACGGTCTCGCAGGTCGTGACATGCAGGCCACGACCAACAAAGCAGGGAAGTTCGAAGTCGAACGTGAACTCCACAAGGTGGTCATCTATGCCCGCAACAAAGATAAAACGCTCACAGGCGTCGTGGAGATCGGACCGGACGACAAAACCGTGACCATCCCCCTCCAACCCTCAGGATCAGCCTTCGGCACTCTGATTGATGGCGCCAGCGGGGAACCCTTGAAAGGCCGCGAACTACAATACGGCGTCAGAGTCTATCTGGGCAAAGATCGTTTCTCTCCCTTCCGAACCGCGTATGGGGGCAAAGTGACCACGGATGATATGGGACGCTTTGAATTAAAGGATCTGGTCGTCGGGCAGAATTACAATCTCTCCCTGGTCATCCGTCCGGACAAGAATCCTGCCAATATCTCCTGGCGTACCGCAGGTGAAATCAAGGTGAAAGACAGCCAGCCGGTCGACCTGGGTGAAGTCGAAGTCAAACCGCCGTCCAAACCGTATGTCCCACCTACGCTCGACGAACGCATCGCTTCCGCGTTCGGCGTCACAGGCACGCCCCTCGAACGCTATCAAAAAAGCGAACGACTGGGCGGCCTCACCAGTCAGTATCCCATGCTGCTCTTCGGCGATCCCCAATCGAAAGCCATCAAAGAGTTGATGAAGCTCCGCTACGAAGACAAGGACGTTCGCAAAGAGCTCTATTCCTTCCTGGTGATGGCCATCAGTGACACGGGCGAAAAACGCGCAGCCGCCCAGGCCCTCGCCGACAAATGGAACCTCAAACTCGACCCGCAGCAGTTCGAACTGCTGGTCACAGACACGCACGGCAAACAGCTGGCCCGCATCACGCAGTCAGAACTCGCCGTCGATGGCAAAATCAATCAGGAGAAGCTGCTCAAGTTTCTCAAAGCCAATCAGTACCCGACCCGCGACGCGAACGAATTACTCGAAACCGCGCTCAAGCAGGCGAAGGAACAGAACAAACGCGTCATCGTGCAGGAAACCGCCACCTGGTGTGGTCCCTGTCGGCTGCTTTCCCTCTACCTGGATCGCGAACGCAAAATCTGGGAGCGCGACTACATCTGGATCAAGCTGGATCACCGCTGGACCGGCTCCAGTGAAATCATGAAGAAAATCCGCGCCGGCGCACAAGGCGGCATTCCCTGGTGGGCCATCCTCGATGCCGACGGCAAAATCCTGGCGACCTGTAATAACGACGAAGAGGACGGCCAGAACATCGGCTTCCCCAGCTCAACCAGCGGCCGGGAACACTACCAGAAAATGCTGGAGAAAACCGCAATCCGCCTCAACAGCATGGAAATCAACGAACTCGTCGAAGCTCTGAAAAAGAAAGACGACTGA
- a CDS encoding DNA topoisomerase (ATP-hydrolyzing) subunit A encodes MAKRKSASNGAENGTNGNASVETDRIEYVPISEVTRRRYLNYAMSVITSRALPDVRDGLKPVQRRILYVMYHDLRLVANAKPRKCAKICGDTTGNYHPHGDASVYDALVRLAQDFNLRNPLVNGQGNFGSIMGLPAAAARYTEARLTGIAEHLMNELRYQTVEMRPNYDGTRNEPVVLPARFPNLLVNGVHGIAVGMATNIPPHNLGEVVKACTHLIHHPDATVAQLMKYIKGPDFPLGGRIVTDKRSLTNVYKDGRGPIKIRGEWKIDTDKKASSKNAQRLIVYSVPYAVETGSLLSEIGGIVESRKLPQLLDVADETDDKNGLKIVLEIKPDADPETVMAFLYKHTHLEQNFAVNLTCLVPDDSDVLIPHRCDLREMLQYFLDFRFITVRRRFEYQLEQLERRIHILEGFEIIFNGLDKALKLIRASNGKQDAAQKLMAEFPLDEIQTMAILELQLYRISKLEINTIREELEEKRAEADRIRKILASDKRLWKVVETELKELGEEFPEKRQTKLGSSDEITEFDPQAYIVKENTNVVVTREGWIKRVGRLQTKGDTRELAKTRVREGDSVLDVAPGSTLDHVVFFSSDGVAYTLPIEQVPASSGYGEPLSKHARMGDGASLVAAITTDARFTPEDKATKKEPIPTPHLLIVTEKGQIMRISFSLFRQASTKAGRKFCRLGKDDRVVYAGLVDEAETMFIATKDARVLHCEIEEAALLSNPGKGVKGIKLEKGDSVMGALQLTRPSDCLRVINTSGKKMTFGQMKYGVTSRGGKGVKTSQRSGFAEILYPPIEVVDWDEIEQE; translated from the coding sequence TTGGCGAAACGAAAATCAGCCAGTAACGGCGCAGAGAATGGCACCAACGGAAATGCCAGCGTTGAAACGGACCGTATTGAATATGTTCCCATCAGTGAGGTCACGCGACGTCGCTATCTGAACTACGCGATGTCAGTCATCACTTCCCGGGCGTTGCCTGATGTCCGGGACGGTCTGAAGCCGGTACAACGCCGCATTTTGTATGTGATGTACCACGACTTGCGTCTGGTGGCCAATGCGAAGCCCCGTAAATGCGCTAAAATCTGTGGTGATACGACGGGTAACTACCATCCTCACGGTGACGCTTCCGTGTATGATGCCCTGGTCCGTCTGGCCCAGGACTTCAACCTGCGGAACCCTCTGGTCAATGGCCAGGGGAACTTCGGTTCGATTATGGGTCTGCCGGCCGCTGCTGCCCGTTATACGGAAGCCCGTCTGACCGGCATCGCAGAGCATCTGATGAATGAACTGCGATACCAGACCGTCGAAATGCGTCCCAACTATGATGGTACCCGCAATGAGCCGGTTGTCCTGCCGGCCCGCTTCCCTAACCTGCTGGTTAACGGAGTACACGGGATCGCCGTCGGGATGGCGACGAACATTCCACCTCACAATCTGGGCGAAGTAGTCAAAGCCTGCACGCATCTGATTCATCATCCCGATGCGACCGTGGCCCAATTAATGAAATACATTAAAGGTCCCGACTTCCCGCTGGGAGGCCGGATCGTCACGGACAAACGCTCTCTCACCAATGTCTATAAAGATGGCCGCGGACCGATCAAGATCCGGGGCGAGTGGAAGATCGATACAGACAAAAAAGCCAGTTCGAAAAATGCCCAGCGGCTGATCGTTTATTCGGTACCTTATGCCGTCGAAACCGGATCTCTGCTGTCGGAAATCGGGGGCATTGTCGAATCACGGAAGCTGCCCCAGCTGCTGGATGTCGCCGATGAAACGGACGACAAGAACGGTCTGAAGATCGTCCTGGAGATCAAGCCGGATGCCGACCCTGAAACGGTAATGGCCTTCCTGTATAAGCACACGCACCTGGAACAGAACTTCGCCGTCAACCTGACCTGCCTGGTTCCCGATGATTCTGATGTACTGATCCCCCACCGTTGCGATCTGCGGGAGATGTTACAGTACTTCCTGGACTTCCGTTTCATTACGGTCCGCCGCCGCTTCGAATATCAGCTCGAACAGCTGGAACGCCGGATCCATATCCTGGAAGGTTTCGAAATCATCTTCAACGGGCTGGATAAAGCCCTGAAACTGATTCGTGCCAGTAACGGGAAACAGGATGCCGCTCAGAAGCTGATGGCCGAATTTCCGCTGGATGAAATCCAGACCATGGCCATTCTGGAGCTGCAGCTGTACCGCATCTCGAAACTGGAAATCAATACGATCCGCGAGGAACTGGAAGAGAAACGGGCCGAAGCGGACCGGATTCGCAAGATCCTGGCTTCCGATAAACGACTCTGGAAGGTGGTTGAAACCGAACTGAAGGAACTGGGCGAGGAATTCCCCGAGAAACGCCAGACGAAGCTGGGTTCTTCGGACGAAATCACCGAGTTCGATCCGCAGGCGTATATCGTCAAAGAAAACACGAACGTGGTGGTCACCCGCGAGGGATGGATCAAGCGCGTCGGACGGCTGCAGACCAAAGGCGATACCAGAGAGCTCGCTAAGACGCGTGTCCGCGAGGGAGACAGCGTGCTGGATGTCGCACCGGGAAGCACCCTGGATCATGTGGTGTTCTTCTCCAGCGATGGTGTCGCCTATACGCTGCCGATCGAGCAGGTTCCGGCTTCCTCGGGTTACGGCGAGCCGCTTTCAAAACATGCCCGCATGGGGGATGGGGCGAGCCTGGTGGCTGCGATTACCACAGACGCCCGGTTCACACCGGAAGATAAAGCGACGAAGAAAGAGCCGATTCCTACGCCGCACCTGCTGATCGTCACTGAAAAGGGGCAGATCATGCGGATTTCGTTCAGCCTGTTCCGCCAGGCATCGACGAAAGCGGGCCGTAAATTCTGTCGGCTCGGAAAAGACGACCGGGTGGTCTATGCCGGCCTGGTGGATGAGGCGGAAACGATGTTTATCGCAACCAAAGATGCCCGTGTGTTACACTGCGAGATCGAAGAAGCAGCTCTGCTCTCGAATCCCGGTAAAGGGGTTAAAGGGATCAAGCTGGAAAAAGGGGACTCCGTCATGGGTGCCCTGCAGCTCACGCGGCCCAGCGACTGTCTGCGGGTCATCAATACCAGTGGCAAGAAAATGACTTTCGGCCAGATGAAGTACGGCGTCACATCCCGCGGCGGTAAAGGGGTCAAAACCAGCCAGCGGAGCGGGTTCGCCGAGATCCTCTATCCGCCTATTGAAGTGGTGGACTGGGACGAGATCGAACAGGAATAA
- a CDS encoding carboxypeptidase-like regulatory domain-containing protein: MHLLLLSITLLAPLQSRADNPRTPLQQTIQGSVVDAQNQPVAGARVFIESRDWFELDLPNLETTTDAQGRFKLTDDLWHIQGQTLQARDSQNRMAQLSLPGPSLREPKRLELNDLRLQLTPPKRIELEVVDAKGKPVPAALTGIMDFVKNWGTGKTDSAGKITFQIPPDVDLKYVAALRDGYGADYFVYTTQREANSPPEFRPDPKIPKFPDNPVRLTLAGAQPLKVKLVSAEGQPLPGIKIAPWIAHKSDQSRPMPLPQMFYATQQITQTTDAQGTTVFAWIPHWQKQRMYLVLEERKYIPHRIFYDPAKDKGTLTVQLTPKPPAPEQDRKP, from the coding sequence ATGCACTTACTCCTCCTGTCAATCACACTGCTGGCGCCCTTACAGAGTCGCGCCGACAACCCGCGAACTCCCCTCCAGCAGACAATCCAGGGCTCAGTGGTTGACGCACAGAATCAACCCGTCGCCGGGGCCAGGGTCTTCATCGAGTCGCGTGACTGGTTCGAGTTAGACCTGCCCAACCTCGAAACCACCACCGATGCCCAGGGACGCTTCAAGTTAACCGACGACCTCTGGCACATTCAGGGACAGACCCTGCAGGCCAGAGATTCGCAAAACAGGATGGCACAACTCTCTCTGCCCGGCCCTTCCTTAAGGGAACCGAAACGGCTTGAATTGAACGACCTCCGTCTACAGTTGACACCACCGAAGCGCATCGAGCTGGAAGTCGTCGATGCGAAAGGCAAACCGGTTCCCGCAGCCCTCACGGGCATCATGGACTTCGTGAAGAACTGGGGAACGGGCAAGACCGACAGTGCAGGAAAAATTACGTTTCAGATCCCCCCGGATGTCGATCTGAAATATGTCGCTGCCCTCCGCGATGGCTACGGGGCCGACTATTTTGTCTATACCACTCAGCGGGAAGCGAATTCTCCCCCGGAATTCAGACCGGATCCCAAGATTCCGAAGTTCCCCGACAATCCAGTGCGACTGACGCTCGCTGGCGCACAGCCCCTCAAAGTCAAGCTCGTATCAGCCGAGGGCCAGCCGCTGCCAGGTATTAAAATCGCCCCCTGGATTGCACACAAATCCGACCAGTCCAGGCCCATGCCTCTGCCCCAGATGTTCTACGCAACCCAGCAGATCACACAGACGACCGATGCCCAGGGCACCACCGTCTTCGCCTGGATCCCCCATTGGCAGAAGCAGCGGATGTATCTGGTTCTCGAAGAGAGGAAATATATTCCGCACCGCATCTTTTACGATCCAGCCAAAGACAAGGGCACCTTAACAGTCCAACTCACCCCCAAACCACCGGCGCCAGAACAAGACCGCAAACCCTGA